The following are from one region of the Stenotrophomonas lactitubi genome:
- a CDS encoding methyl-accepting chemotaxis protein: MKWFHDLPIARKLAVGFTLTTLMTVVLGAFALLRLSEANAQLSAMASNDIPSVQYLGEVRSQLGEFRTYELAQLSMLDQPEKVADYNKRMSDTAKVVREQLAAYAALPAGAKERALYQAVQADVDGYFAANTKLREAATAGDGEVARQISDEQSRPLRRKAFEDLKALGAYSSSLMQGKIDAANATHRNSMLAIIAAIVLLVVVATTLAVIISRAVVGPLGKAVHAIQAVARGDLSLTTQATGKDEAGRMLAATAEMTAMLRRFSEQTQLMAQMHAGPDISHRIPEDFPGVYGQLAGGINTVIFEHLDAIRDAIDVLNQYAIGNLAPDARRLPGSRAILHESMDAAKASLLAINTQIQQLASAAAAGDFSQRGDAQRFDHDFRVMIEQLNSMMQVADGNLGQLSQLLQAIAAGDLTARMDGQFHGVFARMRDDANTTVAQLTQIVSQIQASTSSITLAAGEIASGNSDLSRRTEQQAANLEETAASMEELTSTVRQNAEHARQANQLAIGAHGVASQGGEVVGQVVTTMSAIEASSKKIAEIISVIDGIAFQTNILALNAAVEAARAGEQGRGFAVVASEVRTLAQRSAAAAKEIKGLIDESVGKVAEGSSLVHQAGSTMGEIVASVQRVTDIMAEISAASQEQSAGIEQVNQTVVQMDETTQQNAALVEEATAAARAMEDQAAQLGEAVARFRLAAPSAGTALPRAAMATTGSAPRKAAPAPIATPSRVRKPVAQPALAGDGDWQEF, encoded by the coding sequence ATGAAGTGGTTCCACGATCTGCCCATCGCCCGCAAGCTGGCTGTGGGATTCACCCTGACCACCCTGATGACCGTCGTGCTGGGTGCGTTCGCCCTGCTCCGCCTGTCCGAAGCGAATGCGCAGCTCAGCGCGATGGCCTCCAACGATATTCCGTCGGTGCAGTACCTCGGCGAAGTGCGTTCGCAGCTGGGTGAATTCCGCACTTACGAACTGGCCCAGCTGAGCATGCTGGACCAGCCGGAGAAAGTGGCCGACTACAACAAGCGCATGAGCGACACCGCCAAGGTGGTGCGCGAACAGCTGGCGGCCTACGCCGCGCTGCCGGCCGGGGCCAAGGAGCGCGCGCTGTACCAGGCCGTGCAGGCCGACGTCGATGGCTACTTCGCCGCCAACACCAAGCTGCGCGAAGCTGCCACCGCAGGCGATGGTGAGGTGGCCCGGCAGATCTCCGACGAACAGTCGCGTCCGCTGCGCCGCAAGGCCTTCGAAGACCTCAAGGCACTGGGCGCTTACAGCAGCTCGCTGATGCAGGGCAAGATCGACGCCGCCAATGCCACTCACCGCAACAGCATGCTGGCCATCATCGCTGCCATCGTGCTGCTGGTCGTGGTCGCCACCACCCTGGCCGTGATCATCTCGCGCGCCGTGGTCGGTCCGCTGGGCAAGGCCGTGCATGCCATCCAGGCCGTCGCCCGCGGCGACCTCAGCCTCACCACCCAGGCCACCGGCAAGGATGAAGCGGGCCGCATGCTGGCGGCCACCGCGGAGATGACCGCGATGCTGCGTCGCTTCTCCGAGCAGACCCAGCTGATGGCACAGATGCATGCCGGCCCCGATATCAGCCACCGCATTCCGGAAGACTTCCCGGGCGTCTACGGGCAGCTTGCCGGCGGCATCAACACGGTGATCTTCGAACACCTCGATGCGATCCGCGATGCCATCGACGTGCTCAACCAGTACGCCATCGGCAACCTCGCCCCCGATGCACGCCGCCTGCCGGGCAGCCGCGCGATCCTGCACGAATCGATGGATGCGGCCAAGGCCAGCCTGCTGGCGATCAACACGCAGATCCAGCAGTTGGCGTCGGCTGCTGCCGCCGGCGATTTCAGCCAGCGTGGCGATGCACAGCGCTTCGATCACGATTTCCGCGTGATGATCGAGCAGCTGAACAGCATGATGCAGGTCGCCGACGGCAACCTTGGCCAGCTGTCGCAGCTGCTGCAGGCGATCGCCGCTGGCGACCTGACCGCACGCATGGACGGCCAGTTCCACGGCGTGTTCGCCCGCATGCGCGACGATGCCAACACCACGGTCGCCCAGCTGACCCAGATCGTCAGCCAGATCCAGGCCAGCACCTCCAGCATCACCCTGGCCGCAGGCGAAATCGCCTCGGGCAACAGCGACCTGTCGCGCCGCACCGAGCAGCAGGCGGCCAACCTGGAAGAGACCGCCGCGTCGATGGAGGAACTGACCTCCACCGTGCGCCAGAATGCCGAGCACGCACGCCAGGCCAACCAGCTCGCCATCGGTGCACATGGCGTGGCCTCGCAGGGCGGCGAAGTGGTCGGCCAGGTGGTCACCACCATGTCGGCCATCGAAGCGTCCTCGAAGAAGATCGCCGAGATCATTTCGGTCATCGACGGCATCGCCTTCCAGACCAACATCCTGGCGCTGAACGCTGCGGTCGAAGCTGCCCGTGCCGGTGAACAGGGCCGTGGTTTTGCCGTGGTCGCCAGCGAAGTGCGTACCCTCGCTCAGCGTTCGGCCGCCGCTGCCAAGGAGATCAAGGGCCTGATCGACGAATCGGTCGGCAAGGTCGCCGAAGGCTCCAGCCTGGTCCACCAGGCCGGCAGCACCATGGGCGAGATCGTCGCCTCGGTGCAGCGCGTGACCGACATCATGGCCGAGATTTCCGCCGCCTCGCAGGAACAGTCGGCCGGCATCGAACAGGTCAACCAGACCGTGGTGCAGATGGACGAAACCACCCAGCAGAACGCCGCGCTGGTGGAAGAAGCCACTGCTGCAGCGCGGGCGATGGAAGACCAGGCCGCGCAGCTGGGCGAGGCCGTTGCACGCTTCCGCCTGGCCGCACCGAGTGCAGGCACTGCGCTGCCGCGTGCAGCGATGGCCACGACCGGCAGTGCTCCGCGCAAAGCGGCGCCCGCCCCCATCGCGACGCCATCGCGCGTGCGCAAGCCCGTTGCGCAGCCAGCACTGGCCGGCGACGGCGACTGGCAGGAGTTCTGA
- a CDS encoding chemotaxis protein CheA, whose translation MSMDLQRFHATFFEESREGLDAMEAGLLALESGQQDAEIINSVFRAAHSIKGGAGTFGFDAIAGLTHVLETLLDELRAGKRALEGNAVDAMLSSVDVLRALLREAEHGQPADPAAVAAVKARLESVLSGQAPAAAAPAAASQVDDTPEAWQIGFAPAPSLFMSGNDPLRIIRELEHLGSLQVAARMDRLPGFAQLDPLEAHLAWDLGLVGKVPRSKIEDTFAWVLDDCELDIRPAAPPSLATQAPAAAPVAAAAPAAAAPTASTGASQEAETSIRVSVDKVDALINLVGELVITQAMLKQVSHALDPVHAESLFAGLDLLERNTRDLQEAVIGVRMLPVDAVFRRFPRLVRDLSGRLGKHVRLRTIGEGTELDKGLIEKIADPLVHLVRNSIDHGLEMPDVRRDAGKDETGTITLAASHQGGHIVIEVSDDGRGLNREKILAKAHERGLPVPDNPTDSQVWDLIFQPGFSTADAVTDLSGRGVGMDVVRRNIQALGGEVQIESGLGTGTRTLIRLPLTLAILDGMTVAVAGETLILPLAYVLEALQPQPDDIRSMAGEGRVLRVRGEYLPILSLSEYYGYGQRAPGSESLVVVVEGDGQKIALEVDELVGQQQVVVKNIENNYRRIGGVSGATILGDGRVALIVDIGGLVRSLRVPQAA comes from the coding sequence ATGAGCATGGACCTGCAACGCTTCCACGCCACTTTCTTCGAGGAGAGCCGCGAAGGCCTCGACGCCATGGAGGCTGGCCTGCTGGCCCTGGAATCGGGACAACAGGACGCGGAGATCATCAACTCGGTGTTCCGTGCCGCCCACTCCATCAAGGGTGGCGCAGGCACGTTCGGCTTCGATGCCATCGCCGGGTTGACCCACGTGCTGGAGACGCTGCTGGATGAGCTGCGTGCCGGCAAGCGCGCACTGGAAGGCAACGCCGTCGATGCGATGCTGTCGTCGGTGGACGTGCTGCGTGCCCTGTTGCGTGAAGCCGAGCACGGCCAGCCCGCCGATCCCGCAGCGGTTGCTGCGGTGAAGGCGCGCCTGGAATCGGTGCTGTCCGGCCAGGCACCCGCCGCCGCCGCACCTGCTGCCGCCAGCCAGGTCGACGACACGCCGGAAGCCTGGCAGATCGGCTTCGCCCCGGCGCCGTCGCTGTTCATGAGCGGCAACGACCCGCTGCGCATCATCCGCGAACTGGAACACCTGGGTTCGCTGCAGGTGGCCGCGCGCATGGATCGCCTGCCCGGCTTTGCCCAGCTCGACCCGCTCGAAGCCCACCTTGCGTGGGATCTGGGCCTGGTCGGCAAAGTGCCGCGCAGCAAGATCGAAGATACCTTCGCCTGGGTGCTGGACGACTGCGAACTGGACATCCGTCCGGCCGCACCGCCAAGCCTGGCCACGCAGGCACCGGCTGCCGCGCCGGTGGCCGCCGCCGCACCCGCCGCTGCCGCACCGACGGCCAGCACCGGCGCCAGCCAGGAAGCGGAAACCTCCATCCGCGTCAGCGTCGACAAGGTCGATGCACTGATCAACCTGGTCGGCGAACTGGTCATCACCCAGGCCATGCTCAAGCAGGTCTCGCACGCGCTGGACCCGGTCCATGCCGAGAGCCTGTTCGCTGGCCTGGACCTGCTTGAACGCAATACCCGCGACCTGCAGGAAGCGGTGATCGGCGTGCGCATGCTGCCGGTCGATGCGGTGTTCCGCCGCTTCCCGCGCCTGGTCCGCGACCTGTCCGGCCGCCTCGGCAAGCACGTGCGCCTGCGCACGATCGGCGAAGGCACCGAGCTGGACAAGGGCCTGATCGAGAAGATCGCCGATCCGCTGGTGCATCTGGTCCGCAACTCGATCGACCACGGCCTGGAAATGCCGGACGTGCGTCGCGATGCCGGCAAGGACGAGACCGGCACGATCACCCTGGCGGCCTCGCACCAGGGCGGCCACATCGTCATCGAAGTCAGCGACGACGGCCGCGGCCTGAACCGCGAGAAGATCCTGGCCAAGGCGCACGAACGCGGCCTGCCCGTGCCGGACAACCCCACCGACTCGCAGGTCTGGGACCTGATCTTCCAGCCCGGTTTCTCCACCGCCGATGCGGTCACCGACCTGTCCGGCCGCGGCGTGGGCATGGACGTGGTCCGCCGCAACATCCAGGCGCTGGGTGGCGAGGTGCAGATTGAAAGCGGCCTAGGCACCGGCACCCGCACGCTGATCCGGTTGCCGCTGACCCTGGCCATCCTCGACGGCATGACCGTGGCGGTGGCCGGCGAGACCCTGATCCTGCCGCTGGCCTACGTGCTTGAAGCACTGCAGCCGCAGCCCGACGACATCCGCAGCATGGCCGGCGAAGGCCGCGTGCTGCGCGTGCGTGGCGAATACCTGCCGATCCTGTCGCTGAGCGAGTACTACGGCTATGGGCAGCGCGCACCCGGCAGTGAATCGCTGGTGGTGGTGGTTGAAGGCGATGGCCAGAAGATCGCGCTGGAAGTGGACGAACTGGTCGGCCAGCAGCAGGTCGTGGTGAAGAACATCGAGAACAACTATCGCCGCATCGGCGGTGTCTCCGGCGCCACCATCCTCGGCGACGGCCGCGTCGCCCTGATCGTCGACATCGGTGGCCTCGTGCGTTCGCTGCGGGTGCCGCAGGCCGCCTGA
- a CDS encoding STAS domain-containing protein, with amino-acid sequence MSTVELGEDLGIESSTELKNRLSPLVAEAGELTLDASQVGRIHTASVQVLCAFVQARREAGLGTGFHGCTATFRDAARLLGVTQALGLDVTHDNLKSVENAA; translated from the coding sequence ATGAGCACTGTCGAACTGGGTGAGGATCTCGGCATCGAGAGCAGCACCGAGCTCAAGAACCGCCTTTCGCCCTTGGTGGCGGAAGCAGGCGAGCTGACCCTGGATGCAAGCCAGGTCGGTCGCATCCACACCGCCAGCGTGCAGGTGCTGTGTGCCTTCGTACAGGCCCGCCGCGAGGCAGGCCTGGGCACTGGCTTCCACGGTTGCACTGCAACCTTCCGTGACGCTGCACGCCTGTTGGGCGTCACCCAGGCCCTGGGCCTGGACGTAACCCATGACAACCTGAAATCTGTGGAGAACGCTGCATGA
- a CDS encoding chemotaxis protein CheW, which yields MNTTGMLDDYLDELLGDIAVAPVAPVAADATPRPTSAAADAQREPTWDDLPAEVIYETDTVVAAPANDDAALEAAFDAAAAPAVDSEREPTWDDLPAEVIYETDTVAGPPVIDDASLEAAFDAATAPAADADREPTWDDLPADVIHETAPVAVAPAAPPAPEPTWDDLPDEVIYETDAADSLAHTDSPGLQAAFEAAADGEVVPAIAAPAAAKAAARPAPAPMPSMARAAVAPPPRVAVDTPSSNRPGTWQELQAQAHQPASSPHPQNRRAGERTSRWLRLRCGTQAYALELLKVQEVVLPVPLLPLRGTAPEMLGIMNLRGQVVPVMDLGLHLGAASAEDDAQTRIVVLEENGETLGLRVSAVEDVANLTDSQIEPPDTARICQISNDLFRGVARISQRPMILLDATQLLG from the coding sequence ATGAACACCACCGGCATGCTCGACGACTATCTGGACGAACTGCTCGGCGACATTGCCGTGGCACCGGTCGCACCGGTCGCCGCAGATGCCACGCCACGCCCGACGAGTGCAGCGGCCGATGCACAGCGCGAGCCCACCTGGGATGATCTGCCGGCTGAAGTGATCTACGAAACCGACACCGTCGTGGCCGCACCGGCCAATGATGATGCGGCCCTGGAGGCCGCCTTCGACGCCGCTGCTGCGCCTGCGGTCGACTCCGAGCGCGAGCCGACCTGGGACGATCTGCCGGCCGAGGTGATCTACGAAACCGACACCGTCGCGGGCCCCCCTGTCATTGACGACGCCTCCCTCGAGGCCGCCTTCGACGCCGCTACCGCACCTGCGGCCGACGCCGACCGCGAGCCAACCTGGGACGATCTGCCGGCAGATGTCATCCATGAAACCGCGCCCGTGGCCGTTGCCCCTGCCGCACCGCCCGCGCCGGAACCCACCTGGGATGACCTGCCGGACGAAGTGATCTACGAAACCGACGCCGCCGACAGCCTCGCGCACACCGACAGCCCCGGACTGCAGGCGGCTTTCGAAGCCGCCGCCGACGGCGAGGTGGTGCCTGCCATCGCCGCGCCGGCAGCTGCCAAGGCCGCAGCGCGCCCCGCGCCTGCGCCGATGCCGTCGATGGCCCGCGCCGCCGTCGCACCACCGCCGCGGGTCGCGGTGGACACCCCATCCAGCAACCGCCCCGGCACCTGGCAGGAGCTGCAGGCCCAGGCGCATCAGCCCGCCAGCAGCCCGCACCCGCAGAACCGCCGCGCCGGCGAACGCACCTCGCGTTGGCTGCGCCTGCGCTGCGGCACCCAGGCCTACGCGCTGGAGCTGCTGAAGGTGCAGGAGGTGGTACTGCCGGTGCCGTTGCTGCCATTGCGCGGCACTGCACCGGAAATGCTCGGCATCATGAACCTGCGCGGCCAGGTGGTGCCGGTGATGGATCTCGGCCTGCACCTGGGCGCGGCGTCCGCCGAGGATGACGCGCAGACCCGCATTGTCGTGCTTGAAGAGAACGGCGAAACCCTGGGCCTGCGTGTGTCGGCCGTGGAGGATGTCGCCAACCTGACCGACTCGCAGATCGAACCGCCCGATACCGCCCGCATCTGCCAGATCTCCAATGACCTGTTCCGCGGCGTGGCCCGCATCAGCCAGCGGCCGATGATCCTGCTCGACGCCACGCAGCTGCTGGGGTGA
- a CDS encoding flagellar brake protein yields the protein MSDGHDTAPPEVHAADAADDRFLVRNPRQVRQLLRSLIEQRSLINAHIDGRDRSFPTALLELDDDEDILLLDGSPQEASNRAAEQADHLLCFAQLERVMVRFRLHDLQRVDNEGHVAFRAPFPEELVHLQRREMYRLETPITDSPQLLLPPGEARAEALSMRVVDISGGGLAVTVPVDCAIFSLQQRYRAQLSMPDGPDLQIDLVVCNLLPQRLPNGTEVKRVGMRFDELPRGGDSAIQRYIFRIDRQRKARRNGEL from the coding sequence ATGTCCGACGGCCACGACACTGCACCGCCCGAAGTCCATGCGGCCGACGCCGCCGACGATCGCTTTCTGGTCCGCAATCCGCGCCAGGTGCGGCAGCTGCTGCGCTCCCTGATCGAGCAGCGATCACTGATCAACGCCCATATCGACGGGCGTGATCGCTCCTTCCCGACCGCCCTGCTCGAACTGGACGACGACGAGGACATCCTGCTGCTCGATGGCAGCCCGCAGGAAGCCTCCAACCGCGCCGCCGAACAGGCCGACCACCTGCTTTGTTTCGCCCAGCTGGAACGGGTAATGGTGCGTTTCCGCCTGCACGACCTGCAGCGCGTGGACAACGAAGGCCACGTCGCCTTCCGGGCACCGTTCCCCGAGGAGCTGGTGCACCTGCAGCGGCGTGAAATGTACCGGCTGGAGACCCCCATCACCGATTCACCGCAGTTGTTGCTGCCGCCGGGCGAGGCTCGCGCCGAAGCGTTGTCGATGCGGGTGGTGGACATCAGTGGCGGCGGCCTGGCGGTGACCGTGCCCGTCGATTGCGCGATCTTCAGCCTGCAGCAGCGCTACCGGGCACAGCTGTCGATGCCCGATGGCCCGGACCTGCAGATCGACCTTGTGGTCTGCAACCTGCTGCCGCAACGCCTGCCCAACGGAACCGAGGTCAAGCGCGTCGGCATGCGCTTCGACGAACTGCCCCGCGGTGGCGACAGCGCCATCCAGCGCTACATCTTCCGCATCGACCGCCAGCGCAAGGCACGCCGCAACGGCGAGCTCTGA
- a CDS encoding methyl-accepting chemotaxis protein — protein MPWINNLKLMPKLMLTFGVLLLVMLLQGIVAYRGLHSLNNVTTELAGSRMESIRMAGEMRGMLGEYRNSAYQQLIRASDDVKADARKQAAELRTSMDTSIKDYPKLVDNAQQKKLFDTFAKDWKDALASYDSVTEMLELDLPDDAIDTFVGETRTKHRKAGAALEALIAEDNRLARASRDEAASTYSASAVLTVIALLGGAALGLVLVWLFARALVGSVRGAVSVANDVAGGKLDGHIDVSRQDEVGELMQAMQRMQRDLRERTETDQAIARENLRIRTALDYSSTGVYLTDPSNTIVYSNRALQQTLAQYQDELRRDLPDFDVHASLVGKPVTVLEHRGEMDNTLLANLKQHGVARRPMQYGDAQFAQVVSTIRNEDGDTVGYVVEWRDRTQEAQVEAEVARVIAQAAAGDLSGRIDANDKEGFFLQLAQQINGLLDANSGSIEQISGLLAALSQGDLTVRMHGDYQGVFARMRDDANATAAQLSEIVTRIKQSSRAISSAAGEIASGNSDLSRRTEQQAANLEETAASMEELTSTVRQNAEHARQANQLAIGAHGVASQGGEVVGQVVTTMSAIQASSKKIAEIISVIDGIAFQTNILALNAAVEAARAGEQGRGFAVVASEVRTLAQRSAAAAKEIKGLIDDSVGKVNDGSALVHKAGATMGEIVASVQRVTDIMSEISAASQEQSAGIEQVNQTVVQMDETTQQNAALVEEATAAARAMEEQAGHLSEAVSIFVVDEAEVVVATRTPAPRAAAPAHRAAAPAAPAPVAPPARRTAGGRPMATELADGDWQEF, from the coding sequence ATGCCGTGGATCAACAACCTGAAACTGATGCCGAAGCTCATGCTGACCTTCGGTGTCCTCTTGCTGGTGATGCTGCTGCAGGGCATCGTCGCCTACCGTGGCCTGCATTCGCTGAACAACGTCACCACCGAGCTGGCCGGTTCACGCATGGAAAGCATCCGCATGGCCGGCGAGATGCGCGGCATGCTCGGCGAGTATCGCAACAGCGCCTACCAGCAGCTGATCCGCGCCAGCGACGACGTCAAGGCAGACGCCCGCAAGCAGGCCGCCGAACTGCGCACCAGCATGGACACGTCGATCAAGGACTATCCGAAGCTGGTCGACAACGCACAGCAGAAGAAGCTGTTCGATACCTTCGCCAAGGACTGGAAGGACGCGCTGGCCTCCTATGACAGCGTCACCGAGATGCTGGAGCTGGACCTGCCCGACGACGCGATCGATACCTTCGTCGGCGAGACCCGCACCAAGCACCGCAAGGCGGGCGCCGCGCTTGAAGCGCTGATCGCCGAAGACAACCGCCTCGCCCGCGCCTCGCGCGACGAAGCCGCCTCCACCTACTCCGCCTCGGCCGTGCTGACCGTCATCGCCCTGCTCGGCGGCGCCGCACTCGGCCTGGTGCTGGTGTGGCTGTTCGCCCGCGCCCTGGTCGGCAGCGTGCGTGGCGCCGTTTCGGTTGCCAACGACGTCGCCGGTGGCAAGCTCGATGGCCATATCGACGTCAGCCGCCAGGACGAAGTGGGCGAACTGATGCAGGCCATGCAGCGCATGCAGCGCGACCTGCGCGAGCGCACCGAAACCGACCAGGCCATCGCCCGCGAGAACCTGCGCATCCGCACCGCGCTGGATTACAGCTCGACCGGCGTCTACCTGACCGATCCCAGCAACACCATCGTCTACAGCAACCGCGCCCTGCAGCAGACCCTGGCCCAGTACCAGGACGAGCTGCGCCGCGACCTGCCGGACTTCGACGTCCACGCCTCGCTGGTCGGCAAGCCGGTCACCGTGCTCGAGCACCGTGGCGAGATGGACAACACGCTGCTGGCCAACCTCAAGCAGCATGGCGTTGCCCGCCGCCCGATGCAGTACGGCGATGCCCAGTTCGCCCAGGTCGTGTCGACCATCCGCAACGAAGACGGCGACACCGTCGGCTACGTGGTGGAATGGCGCGACCGTACCCAGGAAGCACAGGTCGAGGCCGAAGTGGCACGGGTGATCGCCCAGGCCGCCGCCGGTGACCTGTCCGGCCGCATCGATGCCAACGACAAGGAAGGCTTCTTCCTGCAGCTGGCCCAGCAGATCAATGGCCTGCTGGACGCCAACTCGGGCAGCATCGAACAGATTTCCGGCCTGCTCGCCGCGCTGTCGCAGGGTGACCTGACCGTGCGCATGCACGGTGACTACCAGGGCGTGTTCGCCCGCATGCGCGACGATGCCAACGCTACCGCCGCACAGCTGAGCGAGATCGTCACCCGCATCAAGCAGTCCAGCCGCGCGATCAGCTCGGCCGCCGGTGAAATCGCCTCGGGCAACAGCGACCTGTCGCGCCGTACCGAGCAGCAGGCGGCCAACCTGGAAGAAACTGCCGCCTCGATGGAAGAACTGACCTCCACCGTGCGCCAGAACGCCGAACACGCACGCCAGGCCAACCAGCTCGCCATCGGCGCGCACGGCGTGGCTTCGCAGGGCGGTGAAGTGGTCGGCCAGGTGGTCACCACCATGTCGGCCATCCAGGCCTCGTCGAAGAAGATTGCGGAGATCATTTCGGTCATCGACGGTATCGCCTTCCAGACCAACATCCTGGCGCTGAACGCCGCGGTGGAAGCCGCCCGTGCCGGCGAACAGGGCCGTGGCTTCGCCGTGGTCGCCAGCGAAGTGCGCACCCTCGCCCAACGCTCGGCAGCCGCCGCCAAGGAGATCAAGGGCTTGATCGACGACTCGGTCGGCAAGGTCAACGACGGCTCGGCGCTGGTGCACAAGGCCGGCGCCACCATGGGCGAGATCGTCGCCTCGGTGCAGCGCGTGACCGACATCATGTCCGAGATCTCCGCTGCTTCGCAGGAGCAGAGCGCCGGCATCGAGCAGGTCAATCAGACCGTGGTGCAGATGGACGAAACCACCCAGCAGAACGCCGCGCTGGTGGAAGAAGCCACCGCCGCCGCACGGGCGATGGAAGAACAGGCAGGTCATCTCAGCGAGGCGGTATCGATCTTCGTGGTCGACGAAGCCGAAGTCGTGGTCGCCACGCGCACGCCGGCACCGCGTGCTGCCGCACCGGCTCATCGTGCTGCTGCACCGGCCGCCCCGGCACCGGTCGCGCCGCCGGCCCGTCGCACCGCTGGCGGCCGCCCGATGGCCACCGAACTGGCCGATGGAGACTGGCAGGAGTTCTGA
- a CDS encoding chemotaxis protein CheW, translated as MNDKNSSAAGADGEFLSFTLGAEHYGVDILKVQEIRGYDAVTRVPDAPDYIKGVINLRGTIVPVIDLRLKLRLEDARYDAFTVMIVLNVEDRVVGIVVDSVSDVIPLSAEQIRPTPEFGAAVDTRFISGIGTHDDRMLILLDIETLLDSADMGQTNVVEDAAA; from the coding sequence ATGAACGACAAGAACAGCTCCGCCGCCGGCGCCGATGGCGAATTCCTCAGCTTCACCCTCGGTGCCGAGCACTACGGCGTGGACATCCTCAAGGTGCAGGAAATCCGTGGCTACGACGCCGTCACCCGCGTCCCCGATGCCCCGGATTACATCAAGGGTGTCATCAACCTGCGCGGCACCATCGTGCCGGTGATCGACCTGCGCCTGAAGCTGCGCCTGGAAGATGCCCGCTACGACGCCTTCACCGTGATGATCGTGCTCAACGTGGAAGACCGCGTGGTCGGCATCGTGGTCGACAGCGTCTCCGACGTGATCCCGCTGTCGGCCGAGCAGATCCGCCCGACCCCGGAATTCGGTGCAGCCGTGGATACCCGCTTCATCTCCGGCATCGGCACCCACGATGACCGCATGCTGATCCTGCTGGATATCGAAACCCTGCTGGACAGCGCCGACATGGGCCAGACCAACGTCGTCGAAGACGCTGCCGCCTGA
- a CDS encoding response regulator, whose product MSARILVVDDSASMRQMVSFALTSAGFAVEEAEDGAVALGRAKGQRFNAVVTDVNMPNMDGIALIRELRQLPDYKFTPMLMLTTESAADKKSEGKAAGATGWLVKPFNPEQLVATVQKVLG is encoded by the coding sequence ATGAGCGCACGTATCTTGGTGGTGGACGATTCGGCGTCGATGCGCCAGATGGTTTCCTTCGCCCTCACCTCGGCCGGTTTTGCCGTCGAAGAAGCTGAAGACGGCGCGGTCGCGCTCGGACGTGCCAAGGGCCAGCGCTTCAATGCGGTGGTCACCGACGTCAACATGCCGAACATGGACGGCATCGCGCTGATCCGCGAACTGCGCCAGCTGCCCGACTACAAGTTCACGCCGATGCTGATGTTGACCACCGAGTCGGCCGCGGACAAGAAGTCCGAAGGCAAGGCCGCCGGTGCCACCGGCTGGCTGGTCAAGCCGTTCAATCCCGAACAGCTGGTCGCCACCGTGCAGAAAGTGCTGGGCTGA
- a CDS encoding ParA family protein, which translates to MRIWAVANQKGGVGKTTTTLALGRGLAALGHRVLLIDLDPHASLTRAFGVPIEPAPAGVLELFGAPPADLSTLSHASTIGGLDYVCAQASLATLERRSANQPGLGLALQNALARHQGQHDYILLDCAPTLGLLMINALAAADRLIIPTQAEPLALHGLDGMVRTGEMVERSRRRPLPISILPTLFDRRTRTGNESLRAMQDRHASRVWEDAIPIDTRISNAAGLTLPSIGEDYPGRGLAAYRRALNWILGEDARALEQAA; encoded by the coding sequence ATGCGCATCTGGGCAGTCGCCAACCAGAAGGGCGGAGTCGGCAAGACCACCACCACCCTCGCCCTCGGTCGCGGCCTGGCCGCGCTCGGCCACCGCGTGCTGCTGATCGATCTCGATCCGCATGCCTCGCTGACCCGCGCCTTCGGTGTACCGATCGAACCGGCACCGGCCGGCGTGCTGGAACTGTTCGGCGCACCACCAGCCGACCTGTCCACGCTCAGCCACGCCAGCACCATCGGCGGACTCGATTACGTGTGCGCGCAGGCCTCCCTGGCCACACTGGAACGGCGCAGCGCCAACCAGCCCGGCCTCGGCCTGGCACTGCAGAACGCCCTCGCCCGCCACCAGGGCCAGCACGACTACATCCTGCTGGACTGCGCACCGACCCTGGGCCTGCTGATGATCAACGCGCTGGCCGCTGCTGATCGCCTGATCATCCCCACCCAGGCCGAGCCGCTGGCCCTGCACGGCCTGGATGGCATGGTCCGCACCGGCGAGATGGTCGAGCGTTCGCGCCGCCGTCCGCTGCCGATCTCGATCCTGCCGACGCTGTTCGACCGCCGCACCCGCACCGGCAATGAATCGCTGCGCGCCATGCAGGACCGCCACGCAAGCCGCGTCTGGGAAGATGCGATTCCGATCGACACCCGCATCAGCAATGCGGCCGGCCTGACCCTGCCGAGCATCGGCGAGGACTACCCGGGCCGTGGCCTGGCGGCCTATCGGCGCGCGTTGAACTGGATCCTCGGTGAGGACGCACGTGCCCTGGAGCAGGCGGCATGA